The region CGGGTGGAGAGCACCTGCCCGAACTTGACGAAGATCGGACCGAGGTCCTCCAGTGCGCGGCGTAGCCGTACCCCGCGCGCATCCTTGAGCGTGCGCCAGAAAAGCAGGAAGCGGATCAGGCCGCGCAGCGCGCGGACCCGCTCGTGCCCGAGAAAGAGCTCGTCCAGACCGTAGCGGAAACTGACCCAGAGGATCTTGAGAAGGCGCAGAAGCCGCTGCATGCGGGCGTGGAAGGACGATCAAAGCCCGCGAGTATATAGGCTCGCCGCGTCGCGCGAACGCGCAAGCAAGGAAGTGCGCGGCTCAGCCCTCGGCGCGGCCCTGCGCCTCCAGGCGTTCCAGACGTTTTTCCAGACGCGCGAGGTCGTCGCGCAGCGCATCGACCTCGGCGTTGAACGCGTCGACCTCGGGGCGCGACGGCACGGCGCCGCCTTCGTCGCGCAGGTAGGTTGCGATCGAGCGCGACACGCTGTCGGCGACCCGCCCCGGCAGGTGCGCGAGATCGCGCCCCAGGCCCGCGATGCGGTGTGCCGCCACGTCGCCGACGACGCGGGACAGGTCTTCCTCGACGTCCCAGCGCAGATGGGTGAAGAGATAGCTGATGACTTCGGCGAAATTGCCGTCTCCGGTGACCTGCGTCTTCGACGACGCCGACTGCGGATCGCGCAGCACGTCGACGAGGGAAGCGGCAGCGACCGTCACCGTGACGTCCGGCTCGGCGCTCTCGGACGCCGCCACTTCGCCCGTCGCAGTGACGGTGAGCGTGACCAAGGTCGGCGGCACCGCGAGCCGGGCAACGCGCCCCTTGTAG is a window of Betaproteobacteria bacterium DNA encoding:
- a CDS encoding SCP2 sterol-binding domain-containing protein produces the protein MLSTVAARAINHLLRREGWARERLLPYKGRVARLAVPPTLVTLTVTATGEVAASESAEPDVTVTVAAASLVDVLRDPQSASSKTQVTGDGNFAEVISYLFTHLRWDVEEDLSRVVGDVAAHRIAGLGRDLAHLPGRVADSVSRSIATYLRDEGGAVPSRPEVDAFNAEVDALRDDLARLEKRLERLEAQGRAEG